A single Roseinatronobacter monicus DNA region contains:
- a CDS encoding DUF1328 domain-containing protein yields MLGWALTFLIVVLVAAALGFSGIAGAASSIAQILFVIFLVLFVVALIARAVRGQPPL; encoded by the coding sequence ATGCTAGGCTGGGCTCTTACTTTTCTGATCGTTGTTCTTGTTGCTGCGGCACTTGGATTTTCAGGTATCGCGGGTGCAGCATCATCGATTGCACAGATCCTCTTTGTCATATTCCTTGTGCTGTTTGTTGTTGCGCTGATCGCGCGTGCAGTACGAGGGCAACCCCCATTGTGA
- a CDS encoding DUF2383 domain-containing protein, with product MDPKDIKHLNPKLAPGASDPIETVPEPELHPGDDPLDKIAEVHTRVLDTIAGFEKLSEKAEPEFKPVADAFLTTHQKHEAELAGYLRKMGRDPNDDGSFFGAVNSSLIEIRSWFEDVTADVMDRVKEGEKHVFEAYEQARDTGQTIEANAMLSYHMEQLNALLRAHAV from the coding sequence ATGGACCCCAAGGATATCAAACATCTGAACCCGAAACTGGCGCCCGGCGCGTCTGATCCGATCGAGACCGTGCCGGAACCAGAACTGCACCCCGGCGATGACCCGCTCGACAAGATCGCCGAGGTGCACACCCGCGTGCTCGACACGATCGCAGGATTTGAGAAACTGTCCGAAAAGGCAGAACCCGAATTCAAGCCAGTGGCCGATGCCTTCCTGACAACGCATCAGAAACACGAAGCGGAACTGGCAGGCTATCTGCGCAAGATGGGGCGTGACCCCAATGACGACGGGTCGTTTTTCGGCGCAGTGAACAGCTCGCTCATCGAAATCCGGTCGTGGTTTGAAGACGTGACCGCGGATGTCATGGATCGCGTCAAAGAAGGGGAAAAGCACGTCTTTGAAGCATATGAGCAAGCGCGCGACACCGGCCAGACGATAGAGGCAAATGCGATGCTGTCCTATCACATGGAACAGTTAAACGCGCTGCTGCGCGCGCACGCTGTCTGA